The Solanum dulcamara chromosome 2, daSolDulc1.2, whole genome shotgun sequence region ATCATGGATAAGTTCACAGTTACATGAAATGCCGTTTGAAAGTGGAacaaatactttattttatgatgtcTATGTTGTATGTGTATATCTGTGGAAGAAGATGAGTTACAAATGCGATTTTCTGACGTCTATGTTGTAAGTGTATAACCGTGGAAGATCAATtacaaatgcaattttttgacGTCCATGTTGTAATTTATGTCACTACTTACTGATAGGATAGGAAAGGTTTTAGATattgttctttctttctttcttttctcttgggaTATGTAGTTGTTATTGGACATGTATAAAGGATGAGCTCTCCACCATTCCGTTATCATCCTTTCCATTTTCACTGTTGAATTACTTTTTTTCTGTCTCATTATACCGAATGGAAACACATTTCCTGATCTGCTAAAACATTAAATTCCAGAATTTTGGTTCCAGAGAAGATACTGTTTTCTGTGGTGTTTTTGATGGCCACGGTCCTTTTGGTCATATGGTTGCCAAGCAAGTCAGAGATGCGCTTCCCTTAAAGCTAAGCACACACTGGGAAGTTAATATAAAAAGTGAGGATGTCCTAAGAGAGATCAGTCTCAAGACGGGGACTAGCTTATATCCCGAGGGTACTTCTCTTATATCTGCTGAGGAGTCGAGAGTCTCAATTGATGTTGACGAGACTGAAAAGCACTCGGAGGTATTTCAAACGTTGAAGGAGTCCTTTCTGAAAGGTTATAAGGCTATGGATAGAGAACTGAGAAGCTATACCAGTATCGATTGCTTCTGTAGCGGAACAACCTCAGTAACCCTAGTTAAACAGGTTCGTTGATATATTCAGACAGTTGAGCCAACTAGATTTTCTGCCATTTTGTTCTGAAGATGAACTCTGTTATTTTGTTTGTTGGTAGGGTAAGAATCTTGTTATTGGTAATGTTGGGGACTCTAGAGCTGTGCTGGGTACGAGAGGCGAGGATGATTCTCTCACTGCACTGCAATTGACGGTAGATCTTAAGCCCGATTTACCAGGTACATACATGTCTATGTCTTGCTGCCTGCATATGGACACTTCTTTTTTCGATATTGTGTTGATCAACTAAATTATCACTTAAGATCTATCTGccgataaattttatgtcagCTGTTCTGAGCTAAACTGTTGCAAATAACCATCAGATTTGACGTGACGCCATGTTGCAATCTTCAACATTCATGCATCCCCTCCCGAAGAAAAAAATGTCCTTTCGTGTTATATCTTCCTCCCCTTGCCCCGCCCGCCCTGCCTGGCCGTTTTGGCCCTTATGCGTCTGTACAAATTTCAGCTTTCAGTTGAGCCTTTTCAGACTGATGACGAAATCAAGAAAACATAACTGTTAGTTATTTGAGATAAGTTGATAATGGTCCAAACTGTGAACTTTCTGGCTTATTGGTTAAAGTGATGTAGAAAGATTAGGATCTGATCTATCAATGGGTAAGATTCTTTGTGAGGGGATTGATTAAGCAGGACAGCTAGTTAGATCATCTGTTTTTAGGCGTGTATGTCTTATAGAGTAAAGTTGTTGTAGTGAGGATCGAGTTATCAATTCATATAtgaaatcaatcaatcaactctAGTCTTAGACTATTTGAGGTTGGCTATATGTTGTACGTTTCTAGCTAAGTATGCATAGATTCGAGGGATTATAGGTCGTCTAGGACAATTACCTGCATGGCTCCATGTGATTCTAGGTCTAAGTTCATCCCCTTGTACAAATGAGAAAATATGtgacaaaaaaaatactaattcGTGATGAATAACTATTAAAATTCGTGCTGCACGGTCTCATTTTTATACTCAATCTCCATCATATGAATCTCTTGAAGAAATGTTTAGACAAACCTAAACCGATTTATTCAGCTTTCTCTCCTTTAAAGTAAGAGGAGATGGAAGCTTCCTCCACCATCTGTTGATATCTTTATCAATTTTCTCTACCTCTCCCTGTTCAAAAagttgatgaattgcattgggcttatttgatttcatttttaaatgttatcaatgatttttATATGCATATTCTCTTATGAATTACATGACttcaagttgatttatagatgcccatgcataaagctatatttttaagctatgattatgaatttaagatgaggtatgagttgatcatgatttagatgattttcaatgaaagatttatatgatttaaagttgagatttatgattttgaagttaaattataatgatgatcatagttaagatcaaaagatgtttaaatatggtgataaggacaattctcaccgaagttatgaattactttgaatcactaaatagatgagctattcctaacaTATTCTCTTTGATGTGAGAAGTGAATAGGCTGTTATACCTCCTTCGTGTCTATGattaattatgtatttcaaCCACAGTTATGTTGCGTAATTGTGTTATCACAATTTAAACATGTAAAACAAAAGGAATGTGGTACAATTATTTAGAATTCTTTTCCATGCAACAGTATTCTTGGAAGCAGAATGTTGACTGTTTTCTACTAATGCTTGCGTCACTATAGTGTTATGTTAACTCTGCTTTCTAAATTTACAGCGGAGTTTGAGAGGATTCGCAAATGTAAAGGGCGAGTATTTTCTCTTCAAGATGAACCAGATGTTGCAAGAGTGTGGATGCCAAATAGCGACTCTCCTGGACTTGCCATGGCTCGCGCTTTTGGAGATTTTTGCCTCAAGGATTTTGGTGTCATCTCAGTGCCTGAAATTTCTTATAGGCGTTTATCTGAGAAAGATGAATTCATTGTTCTGGCGACAGATGGGGTATGGCACTTGAATCCTGCTTTAGCATTACTTAGATTCAGTATCTACTTGTTGCTAGTTGAATTAATTTGATACCGATTACAGATTTGGGACGTGCT contains the following coding sequences:
- the LOC129881120 gene encoding probable protein phosphatase 2C 33, with amino-acid sequence MGSCLSSDSRSPHPGSPASAIRKRKSSKKRSGSRNSSFDYHKEELLHRIPGRMFLNGSSEVASLFSQQGKKGTNQDAMIVWENFGSREDTVFCGVFDGHGPFGHMVAKQVRDALPLKLSTHWEVNIKSEDVLREISLKTGTSLYPEGTSLISAEESRVSIDVDETEKHSEVFQTLKESFLKGYKAMDRELRSYTSIDCFCSGTTSVTLVKQGKNLVIGNVGDSRAVLGTRGEDDSLTALQLTVDLKPDLPAEFERIRKCKGRVFSLQDEPDVARVWMPNSDSPGLAMARAFGDFCLKDFGVISVPEISYRRLSEKDEFIVLATDGIWDVLSNDEVVNIVDSASSRSSAARSLVEEAVRAWKITYPTSKVDDCAVVCLFLDSNSNNFSTASNTKDNDKTFVSMEMNEVCNNTDGARSPPALNRSCTVREGEEVSAVSNEEASEQDELLPKTGKEWSALNRVSRVNTVMTLPRFVPDKEEKKAVEGSKSKKK